A portion of the Musa acuminata AAA Group cultivar baxijiao chromosome BXJ1-1, Cavendish_Baxijiao_AAA, whole genome shotgun sequence genome contains these proteins:
- the LOC103983116 gene encoding V-type proton ATPase subunit F gives MIADEDTVTGFLLAGVGNVDLRRKTNYLIVDSKTTVKAIEDAFKEFTAREDIAVVLISQYIASMIRFLVDSYNKPVPAILEIPSKDHPYDPAHDSVLSRVRYLFSAESVASGRR, from the exons ATGATTGCTGATGAG GACACTGTTACTGGCTTTTTGCTGGCTGGAGTTGGCAATGTTGATTTACGGAGAAAGACAAATTACCTTATCGTGGACTCAA AAACAACAGTAAAAGCtatagaagatgcattcaaagagTTCACCGCAAGGGAGGATATTGCTGTTGTGCTGATTAGCCAATAC ATTGCAAGCATGATACGGTTTCTAGTTGATAGCTACAACAAGCCTGTGCCTGCGATCTTGGAGATTCCTTCCAAGGATCATCCGTATGACCCTGCTCATGATTCGGTTCTATCTCGAGTGAGGTACCTTTTCTCTGCAGAATCAGTTGCCTCAGGAAGgcgctga